One Raphanus sativus cultivar WK10039 unplaced genomic scaffold, ASM80110v3 Scaffold0195, whole genome shotgun sequence genomic window carries:
- the LOC108861654 gene encoding uncharacterized protein LOC108861654 isoform X1: protein MCNRARRRLHGVETKSYLREIIKERDERDGASVSRSLYMPGKNKVIVRAVSFDNKQHVSNEVSGGDEITLVSSAKDWLSENYGQGDGANYAEEEAAKEDEVLQETFVAWRELYEAELAIELTKLMPESALTAPKEKKLTGRQWFESGKASRTMVAANQESEEEDDEDTDFTLSSIQSPLLIDSRF, encoded by the exons ATGTGTAACCGAGCTCGCCGGAGACTTCATGGAGTTGAAACCAAATCTTATCTTAGAGAGATaatcaaagagagagatgag AGAGATGGTGCATCAGTTTCAAGATCATTGTACATGCCTGGGAAAAACAAAGTCATTGTACGAGCTGTCTCTTTTGACAACAAACAACATGTTTCCAATGAAGTAAGTGGTGGTG ATGAAATCACTTTGGTGTCATCAGCAAAGGACTGGTTGTCTGAAAACTATGGGCAAGGTGATGGGGCTAACTATGCAGAGGAAGAAGCCGCCAAAGAGGATGAGGTATTGCAGGAGACATTTGTGGCTTGGAGAGAGTTATATGAGGCAGAGCTTGCAATTGAGCTAACCAA GCTGATGCCGGAATCTGCTCTTACAGcacccaaggagaagaagctTACAGGAAGACAGTGGTTTGAGAGTGGCAAAGCG AGCAGAACAATGGTCGCTGCTAATCAAGAAtctgaggaggaagatgatgaagacaCTGACTTTACATTGAGCAGCATTCAATCTCCATTACTCATAGATTCACGTTTTTAA
- the LOC108861654 gene encoding uncharacterized protein LOC108861654 isoform X2: MPGKNKVIVRAVSFDNKQHVSNEVSGGDEITLVSSAKDWLSENYGQGDGANYAEEEAAKEDEVLQETFVAWRELYEAELAIELTKLMPESALTAPKEKKLTGRQWFESGKASRTMVAANQESEEEDDEDTDFTLSSIQSPLLIDSRF, from the exons ATGCCTGGGAAAAACAAAGTCATTGTACGAGCTGTCTCTTTTGACAACAAACAACATGTTTCCAATGAAGTAAGTGGTGGTG ATGAAATCACTTTGGTGTCATCAGCAAAGGACTGGTTGTCTGAAAACTATGGGCAAGGTGATGGGGCTAACTATGCAGAGGAAGAAGCCGCCAAAGAGGATGAGGTATTGCAGGAGACATTTGTGGCTTGGAGAGAGTTATATGAGGCAGAGCTTGCAATTGAGCTAACCAA GCTGATGCCGGAATCTGCTCTTACAGcacccaaggagaagaagctTACAGGAAGACAGTGGTTTGAGAGTGGCAAAGCG AGCAGAACAATGGTCGCTGCTAATCAAGAAtctgaggaggaagatgatgaagacaCTGACTTTACATTGAGCAGCATTCAATCTCCATTACTCATAGATTCACGTTTTTAA